The genomic segment aagaaaaccCAAACAGAGAGAGGTTTGTTTGCATTTGCTAGACCTCCGCCAAATGAGAGCCTCGGTGTAAGTGAACGAGACTGTGCGGAATGTGTCTGGTAAAGATGATGGGTGCGATAGCACTGCCTGGCTGGGTTCAATCTTGCAAGCGCTTTACAGCTCAGAGCGAGAACATTTGTATTTAATTACAGAGACTGATAAATAGACTCCCCATCCCACCGGAATCACAGCACAGTGCTGATGGTGTTCTCTGATGGCCAGGTACTTTTATTTTCAGCCGGAGTAGCCTCCCCTCGGCAGCTGGTTATACACTTTCCTCCACCTCCTTGACTTCAGAGGACACGACCTTGCCGTCCACCACTTCCTGCACGATGGTCTTAATCTTCCTGGTTTTctgagtatctgtgtgtgtattaaacaTCAGAGGTTGATACAGGCCCATGGCTGCCCTGTTATATCTCTCAACTTTCAATTAttgctgttttcatttatttcctattctttttcttatataaccttaagttgattttatttaaaaaaaaaaacacaatgtaTCACTCTCCCCAAATTTATAAATCCCTCGCCTTTTCACCTCAGATAGAAATAGACAATCTTGAATGAAACCCACATTTCAGTTGTTCATTTCCTTTCCAGGATTGCTGTCTTAGCAACAGCACAGGCTAAGAAAATTGCGTTGTCACAGGGAGTGTGCCAAGATCCCCACTGGGATGGATTCTGTACATTATGTACAAGCTTTTTAGAATGCTGGTGtcttgggggctggtgagatagctcagctgatAAAAATGCTTGCTAAAAAAGTATGAGTATCTGAGTTCTGGTGctgaaacctatttttttttttttttttataaagcaagctggatgtggtggtaagcataaagttgtcctctgacttccatatgtgcagtgtggcatgggcacacacacacacacacacacacacaataaataaataaataaataaataaataaataaataaacaaacaaataaaaataaacaaataagtaagtaagtagaaACCTGGTTCTTAATTGTGCTTTTGAGGACGCTCCGCCTTTTACCTTTCCTCAGCCGCTGAGATTTCAGCGGTTACGGAGTAAGCGCCCAAGACCACTTAccctttgcctccaaagtgctcAGGTGGTACTCCTTAGTtctgtgttgttgttttcaaagcaaggtgaagaaacagaaagaaagcgtTATTTTCGTGTCAGAGCCAGGGTGCTTTCCTCCTCatccttttgtttttcaaagtctGGGTTGATGTGAGGTTAAACgttattttcctatttctgtcCCTCAGACCACGCTTACTCCACTCTGGAGTGTTCTACTTTTTAGCTTGGGAAACACATGGTGTCAAAACCAACCCGCTTAGCATCTGCTGGAAGCGTCTGTAGTTCTAGCAGAATACAATTAGGATGGAAGTTCAAATTTGTGTTCTCCTGATGAGCTTGGATTTACGTTTGCAGGCAGCTGCTCCAATTCTGCTGATTTACAAACTGGCTCCCATGGGCCTTTGCGGCTTGTGGTTTAATTCATGAGCAATCAAAGAGAATTTTCAAAAGGTTATCATGCGTCCAATTACACATTCAACATAAGAATTAATACAAACGCCATTGGTATCACTCACAGAACCATTTTCTGACTCAGGTCTGCCCTAAGACCTTGTTCAAAGGCTATTGATAGTTGGGGTGTTTTATACTATTTGGTGTATTTTcatcttgttgttgttgtgtgtaaaTTAGCCTTTGTGCTGGGGACTGCCTTGACAAGGACCGTGAAAGAGAATTGCAAACAGACACGGACAGACATCCCAAGGTGCTTACGTTGTTACATCTTCTCCTTCCAGAAGGCGGCGGTAGGTGGCGATCTCCTGCTCAAGCCGGGTCTTTATGTCCAGAAGGATGTTGTGCTCCTGGTTCTGGCGTTCGGTGTCACTCCGGATCTGCATCAGTTGGGCCTCCAGGGAGCTCAGCATTCCCTGGATGGCTGCTAACTGGCTGGCGTAACGAGCCTTGGTGTCCTCCAGGGTGCGCTCCAGAGACTCTTTCTAGGAGAGCAAGACAAGGGGGGTGTTTCTTATTTGCTGACTTGAAGCAAGCAACGCAATTTGTTGTACCTTTTGGGAAGAATTTTTGCAGCCTTTGAGCACCCATTTTTCTAGCTCTTTCGTTCTTCCAATCTagacagagccagccagccagctgtgcCTGTCATCTCTCTGATTTTTGTTTAGTTTAATTTGAGCTTTGTGTCTAGTGTTCGCTCGGTGCCTCATTATCAACATTTGCTTCCGGGCCCTGCGAGGAGGCCATGCTGAtaaggttttttcttttcttttctttctgagaatcAACTCTAATAACTGCCCCACAGCTCAGCTATTCTCTCTTCTTTTACCACGCTGACATGACCCAGACTAGTCTGTCCCTTTAGCCCTGACCCAGGAAGTAGGATGTCAGAGTCATCTTGGGAGCATTGTTGGCATAACTTGCTGTGGCCTGATGTTTGCTTAGCCTGCAATATCTCTActcttttcctaacttaaagcTCATCTTTGATCTAAGATCTAGGGTAAATGTGATTTCCCCCGTGGAATGTTCAAGATCTACTCTTGCATCTGCATATGTACAGCTCATGGTCCTTGCCTTGGCTTCTTTCTGTGGTGTAGTTACTGTTAACCATTGGACCTGTTTCCTTGTTGGCTCTGCCAGGGGAGAGGTTACTTCTTACAGGGGTCTGTGCTTTCGGAGTTGTGAACACTGGCCTTCGTCAGCACAGACGTGGCCGAGCAGGGTAGGCCAGAGGTGCTCACCATGCTGAGGTGGGACTGGAGCTCTATCTCCAGGTTCTGGTAGGTGCGTCTCAGCTCCGTGACTTGAACCTCGGTTCCTTTCAGCTCCTCGGTGTTCACAGTGACTTGTTGCTGCAGAGCCTCGCTCTAAAATTCCAAGAATGAAGAGAAATgagcaaagaaagagaggaaggaaggaaggcaagaagaggagggggaagaagaacggagagaagaaaggcaggaggatggaaaaagagaaaggaaacccGGGCTCTCTCCTGTAGAACGGAACTGCACATCTGCACTGCACATCTGCTCACACTCTAGAATTACCTGTCTCTCAAACTGTTCCTTGGCCTCTTGAAGGTTCTTCTGGGCCAAGACTTCATATTTCTGCCTCATCTCATTCATGATCTCTCCCAGGTTCAGGCCTGGAGCAGCATCCACCTCCACATTGACATTGTTACCCAGCTGCCGGCGAAGGACGTCGACTTCCTACGAGAGTGAGATTCTGAGTGAGTTTAGTGTGAAACGCATCCTCGGGTCAGGCTGGGAGGACAAGATATAACACACATCTTGTGACTTCTTTCGTTGGGCGTGAATAAAGATGAGAGGAAACCAGAAGACGGCTTCCTGTGCTCTGGGCACTGCAAAGAAGTAAGGGTGACTGTCATGATTGACAGTCCTCATCACCACCGTCAgcagcaccatcaccaccatcgcctcttcctgtttctcctcctcttgTCTTTGTTATTTTACTATGGGAGCTCCCTCACCATTCCCCAAACATTCCCACCTACTTCTCACCTCCTGATGCTCTTTCTTGAGGAGGGCCAGGTCTTTGCTCAGCTCTTCAATCTGAAGTTCCAAGTCGGTCTTTTGAAGGGTCAGATCATCAAAGACCTTGCCCAGGCCTTGGAGATCAGCTTCTACGGTGATTCGCATCCCCCTCTCCGTCTCAAACCTGGGGAGGAATTAAGATGCAAATCTAACAGCCCTCCTACAGCCATTATAGAAGAGATGATTTAATACAATGAGATAGGTCAACCTCACTTTATAACAATGCCCTTCACATATTTGTGAAAAATGAATGAGAACCTGGGGACCAGATCATTTGCTCTGACCCATAATCTGTCactctggctggagagatggctcagtggttaagagcactttgcagaggaccttggttcaattcccagcacccacatggtggttcataaccatctttaactccagttccagggcatatGATGGCTccttctggtctttgtgggcatcaggcacacacatgcaggcaaatggTCATTCACATAAgactctatatctatatctaactTCTGTTCACTTGTAGTCTGAAGTAACTTTTGAAAAGTTTATAAATtcaggggctggggatatagctggGTGGTAGAATGGTTGCATATAAGATCCCAGGCTTGATCTCCATCACTACAAAAACGACAGGAAACAAAGCTAAAACTCCAACCaaatcaacaacaataaaaaaagcaaaaaaaaaaaaaaaaaaaaatccccaaacatcCCCCCCAAACACCGCAGAAACTGACAACCCAAACATAAATTTTACAGAGTGAACttattttgatcattttgttAAACAGATGCATACAGTGTGAGTCATCTCAGTCATTGCCTTTCCTCTGCAACCTTGTAGCAGAGACACAAATTAAATACACCAAAGCCAACCAAGGGATAACACAGAACAGCCGCTGACCAAGCCGACCTGGGGTTCACAAATCTAACTGCCTCACCTTCATTCAGATCTgccttttgatttctttctttttcgtcTCTTTTAGAATCAAAACCCCATCCTTCTAAACTGCAGGGCTGTGGATGTGGACACACCCTGCAGCCTGGGGCCAGGGAGCTCTACTGGTCAGCAGTTCGGAGGGAGCCTAATAATATGAGTGTGTACAAGACGGTGAACAGAATTGGAAGTGTATTAATCATAGGTTGGCTCCATTTCTTTGGTTGGCTGAATGAAAGGGGAACACTGAGAGGTACAGGAGTCATCCAGGGAATCTGGCTGTGATGTGGGAGCCACATGTCTCCATGCCATGGGATGATTCTGTGGCGGGTCACCCAGTGGAGACATGCGACTCTCTCATCACAGAAGGACATTTGTGCAGACATGGAATTCTCGGTTGCTTTGTTACTGCTCTGAATGACAGAATTAGGTTTAGTGAGTGAATAAGGCAGAAGCCAGGTTACTAAGAAAGACTACTTTAGGAACCAGAGCTGACACACCAGAATAATAGCAGTTACTGAGAGGTGTTCAGAAACAATAGAGGGTAGACGAATTCTAGCATCGTGGGAGAGTGATGTCTGTCCCCAAGTGCTGGGCAGGATCACATAGCTTTTAACAGCCCTTAAGCTCCAAGATTCTGTTACAACGTAATACAAGTTTCTTGGCTCACAATAATATGCTCATCTTAGTGTGATGAAAAGCTAATAAATGGAATTATTTTTCAGGACCTGTGAGTTGGTTCAGCAGGCAAAGACACTCGCTGTCCACCTGACGTCTGgagttctatccctggaacccacgtgatggaaggagagagctgccaatgtcctctgacctccacacgtgtgctgtggcttccccctccctctccctcccctatccctttccctctcttcccgcTCTCTCTATCCCCTCCCActtctcacatacacatatacatactaaataaatgagaaaaaaagctaCTAAAAGGATTTCTTTTTCAGATAAATTTACCatggtgctgggtgtggtggaagaCATCTGTAATTCTGAGTAAGGAGGATGCTGGCTTTGGGGTCCTATAGCATAGcaaggacctgtctcaaaaacaaaaaacaagacaaccaaccaaccaacacacacacacacacacacacacacacacacacacacacacaccatttttacTGTGATTTAGAGAACTTACTTCAATCTGAAGTCCTCTGCAGCCAGTTTAGCATTGTCAATTTGCAAGACGCATCGGGCATTTTGTATTTTAGCATCTTTAATctggaaaacagagagagagaaagaatgacatTTTCATCAGGGCAGGAGTTTAAAATGATTTTACTTGTCCTCAGAGACAACTGTCATTCCATCAAAGATGATGTTCATTTCAGGAACGTCCATGTGAGGATAAGTAGGGGGATGATGACACAGGTATTAATGTAATAGAGTTAAACAGGACTCTTGGTCTGGCCCGTTTTCTTGTGATTGTACAACATGGAAGTTGAAATCATCCCTATCACTGAGACTTAGTAAGTGCCTTGTCTGTGGCGCCGTTTGGACCTGGAACATTGCTGTTAGCCAGCCCTTCTCACCTGGCCAGCTCCCATTCCTTCACCTCTCAGCCTAGACACCATGACTTCAAGGGGGCCCTCAATGATATCCTCCAGTTCTAGTAGTGGGTGTGGCCCTGTTTCTGATGCTCTGCACAgccttcctgccttgacttctctgagTGATAGTTGCCTCTGTCCAGGCCTGGTTCCACCCAAAGCACTTTATGTACTGACACATTCCTCTATGTGTGATGCTCAGTTCCCAGCTAGTGTCTATGGAATAGTGGCTGAATGAGAACTGGTAGGCGTTAGGTACTAAGACAGAAGGATGGATGCACCctggatctgtgtgtgtgtgtgtgtttgtgtgtgtgtgtgtgtgtgtgtgtgtgtgtgtgtgtgtgtgtgtgtgttcatatgtacaggtgcatgcatgtggaggtcagagaacagtctTGCATGTCATTCTTtaggtgctgcccacattttttgggggaggggcaagatctctcattgtcctggaactcatcaagtagGTCAGGCTGATTGTtcagcaagccctagggatccgcttgtctccacttctccaatattgagattacaagcacatgccatctttctccatttttttttaaaacctgggTTCTAGAGGTTGGACTCAGGTTCTTGTGCTTGCCAGGCTAGCACTGTGTTCTTTAAGATGCGTGTAGATTGGAAGTCTACATCTAGAAGGCATTAGAATGACTCATCTCTTTCAGTAGCTATTCCTGGAGAGCGGTCCCTTAAGAGGCTTCCAGCTAGTAGGTACTAGTGGCTTCTCCTCGGTATTGTGGATAATCCCCAAGTCATTTCAGAAGCGCCAACCTTGAGATACATGCTGGGGAACAACCGGTTTATTTGGAATGTGTTTTAGTGAAAGCCTGAAGGAAGGCCCTGTTGAGGGTGATGTCATCACCTTAGCTTTGTGAGCTGAGAGTTTCTGTGAAGTTTGAATGAAGTTGCACTGATGCGTATAACACAACTCAAGAAAAGAGGCCGACTGGAGAGTCAATGGCCTTTGCTCTAAAGGGGTAATAATTTTAAACAtaagcaaaacagaaaaggacGCTTTGCTTGATTAGATAAGAatgccaaagcaaagcaaaaggtGGTTGCTGTGCTTGATGTCTTCAGTCAGGAGCAAAGTCTGAGAGagagttgagagagagagggagagagggagagagagagaaccccacCTATCATCTATCTCGGATGACACAGGAACAGATTGTGATATGATTGCAATAAATTTGAATTGGGGCAATAGAACATTTTATTATTGCAGAAGTGCTTTATACAACGCTTGATGATGGTTAGCAGATAATTAAACAGGGCATTAAAAAAATCCAGTTATCAGAACTGTTCATGGTGGCTAATCCTGgtgctgaggaggaagaggcagcagaAGGGTGAGGTCCAGACTAGCCTAGTGAGATCTtggtatcaaaaaaaaaaaaaaatcgtccCTTTCATCCATCCAACCACTATCATCCATTAGTATCTGTATTCTGTCTCCCCTCTGAACCCTTTTGTTATTTATAACCATAGTAGGATGATACTTGAATTATAACACTTatataaatgaaaagagaaaaatctctttaaattGATTTGAGTCTTCAAAGTTAGTGAAGACTAATGGGAAACTCACATAGAAACCCTtgaagttcttttaaaaataaaattattctccaTGAAGACCTGATATTGTAAGCTATGACAAAGACACAGACTGTAATTTTGAATGATAAAAttatcatattttatatgtaattaGGTTGAAGTTTTAGAAAAAGTGTGGGGTAAACTCATTTTGTCCACACTAACACCACacgataaaatacattttttccagTTATGAATTTCAACCTAATCTGCTTCATGTGTTTGAATTCACCTAGCATCCACCCATCCCTCCTGATCTACTATGCAAC from the Peromyscus eremicus chromosome 8a, PerEre_H2_v1, whole genome shotgun sequence genome contains:
- the Krt20 gene encoding keratin, type I cytoskeletal 20; protein product: MDFSRRSFHRSLSSSSPGPALSMSGSLYRKTSVQRVGAAPSVYGGAGGHGTRISVSKSVASYGSDLSSGGDLLAGNEKLAMQNLNDRLASYLEKVRSLEQSNFRLEAQIKQWYETNAPSTIKDYGPYYTQIKELQNQIKDAKIQNARCVLQIDNAKLAAEDFRLKFETERGMRITVEADLQGLGKVFDDLTLQKTDLELQIEELSKDLALLKKEHQEEVDVLRRQLGNNVNVEVDAAPGLNLGEIMNEMRQKYEVLAQKNLQEAKEQFERQSEALQQQVTVNTEELKGTEVQVTELRRTYQNLEIELQSHLSMKESLERTLEDTKARYASQLAAIQGMLSSLEAQLMQIRSDTERQNQEHNILLDIKTRLEQEIATYRRLLEGEDVTTTKEYHLSTLEAKDTQKTRKIKTIVQEVVDGKVVSSEVKEVEESV